The Streptomyces sp. R28 region GAAGGCGGAGAACGCCCGGCACGAACCGGTGGCGATCGTCGGCATCGCCTGCAGGTTCCCCGGCGACGTCCGCTCGCCCGAGGACCTGTGGGACCTGGTGTCCTCGGGCCGGGACGCCGTCTCCGGCTTCCCCACCGACCGGGGCTGGGACCTGGGCACGCTCGCCGGCGGCGACAGCGCCACCCTGCAGGGCGGATTCCTGTACGACGCGGCCGAGTTCGACCCCGGCTTCTTCGGCATCTCCCCGCGTGAGGCGCTGGCCATGGACCCGCAGCAGCGGCTGCTGCTGCAGACCTCCTGGGAGGCGATCGAACGCGCCGGGATCGACCCGGTGACGCTGCGCGGCAGCCGGACCGGCGTGTTCGTCGGCACCAACGGCCAGGACTACGGCCATGTGCTGATCGCCTCGCAGGAGGACGTCGACGGCCACGCCGGCATGGGCACGGCGGCCAGCGTGATCTCCGGCCGGGTCTCCTACACGCTCGGCCTCGAAGGCCCCTCGCTCACCCTCGACACCGCCTGCTCCTCCTCGCTGGTCGCCCTGCACCTGGCGGCGCAGGCGCTGCGGGGCGGCGAGTGCTCCCTCGCCCTCGCGGGCGGCGTCACCGTCATGACGACCGCGTCGAACTTCGCCGGGTTCACCCGCCAGGGTGGCCTCGCGGCCGACGGCCGCTGCAAGGCGTTCTCCGACGACGCCGACGGCACCGGCTGGTCCGAGGGCATCGGCGTGCTGCTCGTCGAGAAGCTGTCCGACGCGCGCCGCAACGGCCACCCCGTGCTCGCCGTGCTCGCGGGCAGCGCCGTCAACCAGGACGGCGCCTCCAACGGGCTGTCCGCGCCCAACGGCCCCGCCCAGCGCGAGGTGATCCGCGCCGCGCTCGCCTCCGGCGGCCTCACCCCGTCCGACGTGGACGCCGTCGAGGCGCACGGCACCGGCACGACACTCGGCGACCCCATCGAGGCGCAGGCGCTGATCGCCGCCTACGGGCAGGACCGTGAGACGCCGCTGCGGCTGGGCGCGATCAAGTCGAACATCGGTCACACCCAGGCCGCCGCCGGCGTCGCCGGGGTGATCAAGACGGTGATGGCGCTGCGCCACGCCGAACTGCCGCCCACCCTGCATGTCACCGAGCCGACCTCGCACGTCGACTGGACGGCCGGGAACGTCGAACTGCTCACCTCCGCCGTGCCGTGGCCGCCCACGGAGAAGCCGCGCCGGGCCGGTGTGTCGTCGTTCGGCGTCAGCGGCACCAACGCGCACGTGATCATCCAGGAGGCGCCGGTCGAGGAGGCATCGGCTGAGGAGGCATCGGCTGAGGTGGGGCCGGCTGAGGAAGCGCCCGCGGCCGGCGAGCGCCCGGCCGCCTCTCCGGCCCCCTCCTCGGTCCCGTGGCTGGTCTCCGCCAAGTCCGACACCGCCCTGAACTCCCGCGTGGAGCAAGCACAACAGCTCTCCGGCGACCCCGTCGACGCTGTCGACATCGGGTACTCCCTGCTGACCACCCGCCCCACCTCCTTCGCGCACCGAGCCGTCCTCCTCGACGGCGACGTCCTCGCCCGGGGCACGGTGACCCGCCGCCCGCTCGCCGTGCTGTTCTCCGGCCAGGGCGCCCAACGCCTGGGCATGGGAAGGGAGTTGTACGACCGCTTCCCGGCGTTCCGCACCGCCCTCGCCGAGGTGCTCGCGCTCCTGGACCCCGGGCTGCGCGACGTGATCTGGGGCGACGACGAGGAGGCCCTGAACCGCACCGGCAACACCCAGCCCGCACTCTTCGCCCTCGAAGTCGCCCTCTACCGCCTGCTGGAGTCCTACGGCATCAAGCCCGACCACCTCGCCGGGCACTCGATCGGCGAGATCGCCGCCGCACACGTCGCCGGAGTCCTCACGCTGAAGGACGCGGCCACGCTGGTCACCGCACGCGCCCGCCTGATGCAGGCCCTGCCCGCCGGCGGCGCCATGGTGTCGGTGACGGCCACCGAGGCGGACGTTCTCCCGCACCTCACCGCGCACGTGTCCGTCGCCGCCGTCAACGGCCCCGACTCCGTGGTGATCGCCGGCGAGGAGAGCGAGGTCCTGCGGATCGCCGAACGCTGGGAGCACAAGCGGCTGCGCGTCAGCCACGCCTTCCACTCGCCGCTGATGGAGCCGATGCTCGACGAGTTCCGCAACTCCATCAAGGACCTCGCCTTCCACACTCCGCGCCTGCCCATCGCCACGACCGGCGACGTCACCTCGCCCGAGTACTGGGTGCGGCACGTACGGGACGCGGTGCGGTTCGCCGACCACGTCGCCGCGATCGGCGACGCCACCTTCGTCGAGGTCGGCCCGGTCGGCGTGCTCTCCGCCCTCGTCGACGGCTGTGTGCCCCTGCTGCGCCGGGACCGGCCCGAGGAGACCGCCCTCGTCACCGCGCTCGCCCGGCTCCACACGGTCGGCGCGAAGGTCGACTGGTCGTCGTTCTACGCCGGTGGCCGCCCGGTCGACCTGCCCACCTACCCGTTCGACCGGCACCGGTTCTGGCCGCAGTCGACCATGGCGCCGGGCGGCCCGTACGCCGGACCGCAGCAGGCCCACCGCCCCGCGCTCCACGAGGTCGAGTGGGTCACCGCCCCGCTGGACGGCGTGCCCGTGGCCACCGCCCGCTGGGCCGTGGTCGGCACCGACGAGTTCGATGTGGCCCACGTCCTCTACAGCGCGGGCCAGACCGTCACCGGCTACGGCGAGACCCTGGCCGACGCCGCGGGCCAGGCCGCCGCGCCGGACGTGTTCGTCGTGTCGGTGTCGGGTGACGAGACGCCCGACAGTGTGCGGGACACGACGACCCGGGTCCTGACGGTGCTTCAGGAGAGCCTGCAGTACGAGAGCGCCCGCGTGGTGTTCGTCAGCCGGGGCGCGGCAACCGGCGAGGACCTGGGCGCCGCCGCGGCGTGGGGCCTGGTGCGCACCGCACAGGCGGAGCACCCCGGCCGGTTCACCCTGGTCGACCTCGACGCGTCGGACGTGTCGATCGCCACGGTCGTACGGCTGGTGTCGTGGGACGAGCCCCAGGTGCTGGTCCGCGACGGCGTCGTCAAGGTCGCCCGCCTCGCC contains the following coding sequences:
- a CDS encoding SDR family NAD(P)-dependent oxidoreductase, whose product is MPNDEKLVEYLKWVTADLHQTRQRLAKAENARHEPVAIVGIACRFPGDVRSPEDLWDLVSSGRDAVSGFPTDRGWDLGTLAGGDSATLQGGFLYDAAEFDPGFFGISPREALAMDPQQRLLLQTSWEAIERAGIDPVTLRGSRTGVFVGTNGQDYGHVLIASQEDVDGHAGMGTAASVISGRVSYTLGLEGPSLTLDTACSSSLVALHLAAQALRGGECSLALAGGVTVMTTASNFAGFTRQGGLAADGRCKAFSDDADGTGWSEGIGVLLVEKLSDARRNGHPVLAVLAGSAVNQDGASNGLSAPNGPAQREVIRAALASGGLTPSDVDAVEAHGTGTTLGDPIEAQALIAAYGQDRETPLRLGAIKSNIGHTQAAAGVAGVIKTVMALRHAELPPTLHVTEPTSHVDWTAGNVELLTSAVPWPPTEKPRRAGVSSFGVSGTNAHVIIQEAPVEEASAEEASAEVGPAEEAPAAGERPAASPAPSSVPWLVSAKSDTALNSRVEQAQQLSGDPVDAVDIGYSLLTTRPTSFAHRAVLLDGDVLARGTVTRRPLAVLFSGQGAQRLGMGRELYDRFPAFRTALAEVLALLDPGLRDVIWGDDEEALNRTGNTQPALFALEVALYRLLESYGIKPDHLAGHSIGEIAAAHVAGVLTLKDAATLVTARARLMQALPAGGAMVSVTATEADVLPHLTAHVSVAAVNGPDSVVIAGEESEVLRIAERWEHKRLRVSHAFHSPLMEPMLDEFRNSIKDLAFHTPRLPIATTGDVTSPEYWVRHVRDAVRFADHVAAIGDATFVEVGPVGVLSALVDGCVPLLRRDRPEETALVTALARLHTVGAKVDWSSFYAGGRPVDLPTYPFDRHRFWPQSTMAPGGPYAGPQQAHRPALHEVEWVTAPLDGVPVATARWAVVGTDEFDVAHVLYSAGQTVTGYGETLADAAGQAAAPDVFVVSVSGDETPDSVRDTTTRVLTVLQESLQYESARVVFVSRGAATGEDLGAAAAWGLVRTAQAEHPGRFTLVDLDASDVSIATVVRLVSWDEPQVLVRDGVVKVARLAELPATAPSAPAWNPEGTVLITGGTGGLGAALARHLVARHGVRHLLLAGRRGPDAPGAGELRAELEARGASVTVVAADVSTEEAVAELLAAVPAAHPLTGVAHTAGVLDDGLVDTLTPARLDAVLRPKADGAWHLHRATRDLDLAVFALYSSVANVMGAAGQGNYAAANAYLDALAVRRRAEGLPAVSLAWGPWAQDSGMTSGLSEAAMERIARSGMPPLAAEQGLALFDAALARDEALLVPMYVNPAGQRAHGPVAPLLRGLLTDAPTAVPAEKAAVTVLDRLRGAGPEARETMLRDLVVGTSAALLGHPDPSAVDPEKDFLELGFDSLIAVELRNQLGELLGGRKLAGSIVFDNKTPANLARTLLAELGTLQGLAAASAGTGAAVDPSDTVFGLFMESVSTGKVLQGLSLLKAVANLRPMFETPAELEDLPTAVTLAHGPALPKLICISAPGATAGVHMYARLAAHLRGKRQVSALPLIGFEPGEPLPRDTAAAVRWVAESVLHASDGEPFCLVGHSSGGTLAYLAAAVLEETWGIAPEAVIMLDTLSLNYDTNEGLDFDSVTTNYFTTMDSPAVNLNSARLSAMAHWFVRITDTGLHPTVPKMLVRCGREVDGTEFTTTGQEVSVPADDIRIVPTDHMAMVKEDAALTAGVIEDWLTTLATDRP